One Phreatobacter oligotrophus genomic region harbors:
- a CDS encoding GlsB/YeaQ/YmgE family stress response membrane protein yields MPIESLFVLIIVGAVAGWLAGLIVKGFGFGLIGNIVIGILGALIATWLFPRLGVSLGSGLVSAIISATLGAVILLVVVGVIRRA; encoded by the coding sequence ATGCCCATCGAAAGCCTTTTCGTCCTCATCATCGTCGGCGCCGTCGCCGGCTGGCTCGCCGGCCTCATCGTCAAGGGCTTCGGCTTCGGCCTCATCGGCAACATCGTCATCGGCATTCTCGGCGCGCTCATCGCCACCTGGCTCTTTCCCCGCCTCGGCGTGTCGCTCGGCAGCGGCCTTGTCTCGGCCATCATCAGCGCCACGCTCGGGGCGGTGATCCTGCTCGTCGTGGTGGGAGTGATCCGAAGGGCGTGA
- a CDS encoding DUF4267 domain-containing protein, which translates to MTDAPMPSAQSPTARPFWREPALIFAALSGLAFVVLGLRAMAIPLTTSGGFGLPALGVTDALWVQVYGSRTMLLGILAITFAALGNVAALGLMFGIGATLPFFDMALIIGQTGPGPILFRHAAYVVWLGLGAILLWRLHRRRVTGA; encoded by the coding sequence ATGACCGACGCTCCCATGCCGTCAGCCCAGAGCCCGACCGCCCGCCCCTTCTGGCGCGAGCCGGCCCTCATCTTCGCCGCCCTGTCCGGCCTCGCCTTCGTCGTCCTGGGCCTGCGGGCCATGGCGATCCCCTTGACCACGTCGGGCGGCTTCGGCCTCCCCGCACTGGGCGTCACCGACGCGCTCTGGGTCCAGGTCTATGGCAGCCGCACCATGCTGCTCGGCATTCTCGCCATTACCTTCGCCGCGCTGGGCAATGTCGCGGCGCTGGGGCTGATGTTCGGCATCGGCGCCACCCTGCCCTTCTTCGACATGGCGCTCATCATCGGCCAGACCGGTCCCGGGCCCATCCTCTTCCGCCACGCCGCCTATGTCGTCTGGCTGGGCCTTGGTGCCATCCTGCTCTGGCGCCTGCACCGGCGTCGGGTGACGGGCGCCTGA
- a CDS encoding TetR/AcrR family transcriptional regulator, whose product MRMTDEQKAAARAVIVTAAGRRFRVDGMAGVGIDALAREAGQTSGAIYAHFASKAAVFAAVVDAGLVRLRAGMDRCRAAGTGWARVFARQYLSAPHRDQIAEGCLLPSLSADVARGGAELRADYAAALDTAIATLAEGCPGATPEERRAQAIQVLVLGAGGLLLSRAVPPGTLADEILAAADQAAGTLLGPVA is encoded by the coding sequence ATGCGGATGACCGATGAGCAGAAGGCTGCGGCGCGGGCGGTGATCGTCACGGCGGCCGGTCGACGGTTCCGCGTCGATGGCATGGCCGGGGTCGGGATCGATGCGCTTGCCCGCGAAGCCGGGCAGACCTCGGGTGCGATCTATGCCCATTTCGCCTCGAAGGCGGCGGTCTTCGCCGCGGTGGTCGATGCGGGGCTGGTCCGGTTGCGCGCGGGCATGGACCGCTGTCGGGCGGCAGGGACGGGCTGGGCGAGGGTCTTCGCGCGGCAATATCTCTCCGCGCCGCATCGCGACCAGATCGCCGAGGGCTGCCTGTTGCCGAGCCTCAGCGCGGATGTCGCCCGCGGTGGCGCGGAACTGCGCGCCGACTATGCCGCGGCCCTCGACACTGCCATCGCGACGCTTGCCGAGGGTTGTCCGGGCGCGACGCCTGAGGAGCGGCGGGCGCAGGCGATCCAGGTCCTGGTGCTGGGCGCGGGAGGCCTTCTCCTGTCCCGCGCCGTGCCGCCGGGAACCCTCGCGGATGAGATCCTTGCGGCGGCGGATCAGGCGGCCGGGACGCTGCTGGGCCCCGTCGCCTGA
- a CDS encoding AMP-binding protein produces the protein MLPPHSDYDALVRAFRWAVPDRYNIGTDVCTRWATAEPDRVAILWKKPDGRVEPVTYGRLEEASNRLANVLAARGIKRGDRVALVLAQGAAAAITHIAIYKMGAIAVPLAALFGIDALAYRLGNSGARALVTNSEGVAKVAQIRDQLGELSVMLSVDGGADGVDDFYAALEKASPAFTPVDTAADDPALMIYTSGTTGQPKGALHAHRVLLGHLPGVQMPHDGFPQPGDRMWTPADWAWAGGLLNILLPALHFGVPVVARKFEKFDADEAFALMAEMEVRNAFVPPTALRMLRSVDNPRARHDLKLRTLASGGEALGAPTYDWGREALGLTINEFYGQTECNLVLASSGALGVSRAGAIGKPVPGHGVAVIRADGSVCNPGETGQIAVRRPDPVMFLEYWGRPEATRDKFIGDWMTTGDQGHADDDGYIHFVGRDDDVITSAGYRIGPGEIEDTLLKHPAVSLAAAVGKPDELRTEIVKAFVVLKSGIEPSAELAGDIRDFVRTRMSAHSYPREVEFIDELPMTTTGKVIRRLLRDRA, from the coding sequence ATGTTGCCTCCCCACAGCGATTACGATGCCCTGGTCCGCGCGTTCCGCTGGGCCGTGCCGGACCGCTACAATATCGGCACCGATGTCTGCACCCGCTGGGCGACAGCCGAGCCGGATCGCGTGGCCATCCTCTGGAAGAAGCCGGACGGGCGGGTGGAGCCGGTCACCTATGGCCGGCTGGAAGAAGCCTCGAACCGCCTCGCCAATGTCCTCGCCGCGCGCGGGATCAAGCGCGGCGACCGTGTCGCGCTGGTGCTGGCGCAAGGGGCGGCGGCCGCCATCACCCACATCGCCATCTACAAGATGGGCGCCATTGCCGTGCCGCTCGCCGCCCTGTTCGGCATCGATGCGCTGGCCTATCGCCTCGGCAATTCAGGCGCGCGGGCCCTCGTCACCAATTCCGAGGGGGTCGCCAAGGTCGCGCAGATCCGCGACCAGCTCGGCGAGCTCTCCGTCATGCTCTCGGTGGACGGCGGCGCCGATGGCGTCGATGATTTCTATGCGGCCCTGGAGAAGGCCTCGCCGGCCTTCACGCCCGTGGATACGGCGGCGGACGACCCGGCGCTGATGATCTACACCTCCGGCACGACCGGCCAGCCCAAGGGCGCGCTGCATGCCCACCGCGTCCTGCTCGGCCATCTGCCGGGCGTGCAGATGCCCCATGACGGCTTCCCGCAGCCGGGCGACCGCATGTGGACGCCAGCCGACTGGGCCTGGGCGGGCGGCCTCCTCAACATCCTCCTCCCTGCCCTGCATTTCGGCGTGCCGGTCGTCGCGCGGAAGTTCGAGAAGTTCGACGCCGACGAGGCCTTTGCGCTGATGGCCGAGATGGAGGTGCGCAACGCCTTCGTGCCGCCCACTGCCCTGCGCATGCTGCGTTCGGTCGACAATCCGCGTGCACGCCACGACCTGAAGCTGCGCACCCTCGCCTCCGGCGGCGAGGCCCTCGGCGCGCCGACCTATGACTGGGGCCGCGAGGCGCTGGGGCTCACGATCAACGAGTTCTACGGCCAGACCGAGTGCAACCTCGTCCTCGCCTCCTCTGGTGCGCTCGGCGTCTCGCGCGCAGGCGCCATCGGCAAGCCGGTGCCCGGCCATGGCGTGGCGGTGATCCGCGCCGATGGCTCGGTCTGCAATCCCGGCGAGACCGGCCAGATCGCCGTGCGCCGGCCCGACCCGGTGATGTTCCTGGAGTACTGGGGGCGGCCGGAGGCGACGCGCGACAAGTTCATCGGCGACTGGATGACCACCGGCGACCAGGGCCACGCCGACGATGACGGCTATATCCACTTCGTCGGCCGCGACGACGACGTCATCACCTCGGCGGGCTACCGCATCGGTCCCGGCGAGATCGAGGACACGCTGCTGAAGCATCCCGCCGTCTCGCTCGCTGCTGCCGTGGGCAAGCCCGACGAGCTGCGCACCGAGATCGTCAAGGCCTTCGTCGTGCTGAAGAGCGGCATCGAGCCTTCCGCGGAGCTCGCCGGCGACATCCGCGACTTCGTGCGGACGCGCATGTCCGCCCATTCCTATCCGCGCGAGGTGGAGTTCATCGACGAGTTGCCGATGACCACCACGGGCAAGGTGATCCGGCGTC
- a CDS encoding protein meaA: protein MRSNDKRDKPWLIRTYAGHSTAAKSNALYRTNLAKGQTGLSVAFDLPTQTGYDADHVLARGEVGKVGVPVSHLGDMRTLFDGIPLAEMNTSMTINACAAWLLALYVAVADETGAPRAKLSGTTQNDILKEYLSRGTYVFPPEPSLRLTKDTILFTTAEMPKWNPMNVCSYHLQEAGATPVQELAFSLANAIAILDTVKASGEVPEGGFGEVVGHISFFVNAGMRFVTEMCKMRAFVELWEELVETRYGVTDPKHKLFRYGVQVNSLGLTEQQPENNVYRILIEALAVTISKKARCRALQLPAWNEALGLPRAWDQQWSLRLQQILAYETDLLEFGDLFDGNPVVAAKVAELKAEASAEMQRIGEMGGAIAAVPYMKSKLVESNTRRLESIESGEQVVIGVNRFTETEPSPLTTGEGSIMVVDPAVEAAQVESLKAWRAARDAKAVEKALADLRAAAQEGRNVMEPSIAAAKAGVTTGEWGQVLREVFGEYRAPTGVGRAARAETGDLAPIRDEVEKVSRALGRRLKFLVGKPGLDGHSNGAEQIAVRARDCGMEVVYEGIRLTPAEIVNAALEEGVHVVGLSILSGSHIPLVTEVMERMRAEGLDDVPVIVGGIIPPEDETVLRGAGVAAVYTPKDFQLNAIMADIVRIVGDGAKQAA from the coding sequence GTGCGCAGCAACGACAAGCGCGACAAACCCTGGCTGATCCGCACCTATGCGGGTCATTCCACGGCGGCCAAGTCGAACGCCCTCTACCGCACCAATCTCGCCAAGGGCCAGACGGGCCTCTCCGTCGCCTTCGACCTGCCGACCCAGACCGGCTACGACGCCGACCATGTCCTCGCCCGCGGCGAGGTCGGCAAGGTCGGCGTGCCCGTCTCCCATCTCGGCGACATGCGGACGCTGTTCGACGGCATCCCGCTCGCCGAGATGAACACCTCCATGACCATCAATGCCTGCGCCGCATGGCTACTGGCGCTCTATGTGGCGGTGGCGGATGAAACCGGCGCACCGCGGGCCAAGCTTTCGGGAACGACGCAGAACGACATCCTGAAGGAATATCTCTCGCGCGGAACCTATGTGTTCCCGCCCGAGCCCTCGCTCCGGCTCACCAAGGACACGATCCTGTTCACGACGGCCGAGATGCCGAAGTGGAACCCGATGAACGTCTGCTCCTACCACCTGCAGGAGGCCGGGGCGACGCCGGTCCAGGAGCTTGCCTTCTCGCTGGCCAATGCCATCGCCATCCTCGACACGGTGAAAGCCTCCGGCGAGGTGCCCGAGGGCGGCTTCGGCGAGGTGGTGGGCCACATCTCCTTCTTCGTGAACGCCGGCATGCGGTTCGTCACCGAGATGTGCAAGATGCGCGCCTTCGTCGAGCTCTGGGAGGAGCTGGTCGAGACCCGCTATGGCGTCACCGACCCCAAGCACAAGCTCTTCCGCTACGGCGTGCAGGTGAACTCGCTCGGCCTCACCGAGCAGCAGCCCGAGAACAACGTCTACCGCATCCTTATCGAGGCGCTGGCGGTGACCATCTCCAAAAAGGCGCGCTGCCGCGCCCTGCAGCTGCCGGCCTGGAACGAGGCGCTCGGCCTGCCGCGCGCCTGGGACCAGCAATGGTCGCTGCGCCTGCAGCAAATCCTCGCCTATGAGACCGACCTGCTCGAATTCGGTGATCTCTTCGACGGCAACCCGGTCGTCGCTGCCAAGGTGGCTGAGCTCAAGGCCGAGGCCAGCGCCGAGATGCAGCGCATCGGCGAGATGGGCGGGGCGATTGCCGCCGTGCCCTACATGAAATCGAAGCTCGTCGAGAGCAACACGCGCCGGCTCGAATCCATCGAGAGCGGCGAACAGGTGGTGATCGGCGTCAACCGCTTCACCGAGACCGAACCCTCCCCGCTCACCACCGGCGAAGGCTCGATCATGGTCGTGGATCCCGCCGTCGAGGCTGCCCAGGTCGAGAGTCTCAAGGCCTGGCGCGCCGCCCGGGACGCCAAGGCCGTCGAGAAGGCGCTCGCCGACCTGCGCGCCGCCGCGCAGGAAGGCCGCAACGTCATGGAGCCCTCCATCGCCGCCGCAAAGGCCGGCGTCACCACCGGCGAATGGGGCCAGGTGCTGCGCGAGGTCTTCGGCGAGTACCGGGCCCCGACCGGTGTCGGCCGCGCCGCCCGCGCCGAGACCGGCGACCTTGCCCCCATCCGCGACGAGGTGGAGAAGGTCTCGCGTGCCCTCGGCCGCCGCCTGAAGTTCCTCGTCGGCAAACCGGGCCTCGACGGCCATTCCAACGGCGCCGAGCAGATCGCCGTGCGCGCCCGCGACTGCGGCATGGAGGTGGTCTACGAGGGCATCCGCCTGACCCCCGCCGAGATCGTCAACGCCGCGCTCGAGGAGGGCGTCCATGTCGTCGGCCTGTCGATCCTCTCCGGCAGCCACATCCCGCTCGTCACCGAGGTGATGGAGCGGATGCGCGCGGAAGGGCTGGACGACGTGCCGGTCATCGTCGGCGGCATCATCCCGCCCGAGGATGAGACGGTGCTGCGCGGCGCCGGCGTCGCGGCGGTCTATACGCCGAAGGACTTCCAGCTCAACGCCATCATGGCGGACATCGTCCGCATCGTCGGCGACGGAGCCAAGCAGGCAGCGTAA
- the ccrA gene encoding crotonyl-CoA carboxylase/reductase produces MAAAAPTPQSRPVKDLYEFGEVPPLGHVPAQMYAWAIRKDRHGPPEQSFKVEVVPTWELGEDEVLLYVMAGGVNYNGIWAGLGQPISPLDGHKHPFHIAGSDAAGVVWAVGSKVKRWKVGDEVIVHCNQDDGDDEECNGGDPMFSTSQRIWGYETPDGAFAQFCRVQSRQLMEKPKHLPWEEAACYTLTLATTYRMLFGHPPHTLKPGDNVLVWGASGGLGVFAVQLVAAAGANAIGIISDETKRDYVMQLGAKGVINRKDFACWGQMPTVGTDEYNTWLKEARRFGKAIWDITGKKDVDIVFEHPGEATFPVSCLVAKRGGMIVFCAGTSGFNITFDARYVWMRQKRVQGSHFAHLKQAAAANQFVVDRRVDPCMSELFPWDKIPAAHALMLANKHAPGNMAVLVNSPKPGLRTLDDVIEATGG; encoded by the coding sequence ATGGCAGCCGCTGCTCCCACTCCCCAGTCGCGTCCCGTGAAGGATCTCTACGAGTTCGGCGAGGTCCCGCCGCTCGGCCACGTGCCGGCGCAGATGTACGCCTGGGCCATCCGCAAGGACCGCCACGGACCGCCGGAGCAGTCCTTCAAGGTGGAAGTGGTCCCGACCTGGGAGCTCGGCGAGGACGAGGTCCTGCTCTACGTCATGGCCGGCGGCGTCAACTACAACGGCATCTGGGCGGGCCTCGGCCAGCCGATCTCGCCGCTCGACGGCCACAAGCATCCCTTCCATATCGCCGGCTCCGACGCGGCCGGCGTCGTCTGGGCGGTGGGCTCGAAGGTGAAGCGCTGGAAGGTCGGCGACGAGGTCATCGTCCACTGCAACCAGGATGACGGCGACGACGAGGAGTGCAACGGCGGCGACCCGATGTTCTCCACCAGCCAGCGCATCTGGGGCTACGAGACGCCGGACGGCGCCTTCGCCCAGTTCTGCCGGGTGCAGTCGCGCCAGCTCATGGAAAAGCCCAAGCACCTGCCCTGGGAAGAGGCCGCCTGCTACACGCTGACGCTGGCCACCACCTACCGCATGCTCTTCGGCCACCCGCCGCACACGCTGAAGCCCGGCGACAACGTGCTGGTCTGGGGCGCCTCGGGCGGTCTCGGCGTCTTCGCCGTGCAGCTCGTCGCGGCGGCCGGCGCCAATGCCATCGGCATCATCTCGGACGAGACCAAGCGCGACTATGTCATGCAGCTGGGCGCCAAGGGCGTCATCAACCGCAAGGACTTCGCCTGCTGGGGCCAGATGCCCACCGTCGGCACCGACGAGTACAACACCTGGCTGAAGGAGGCCCGCCGCTTCGGGAAGGCGATCTGGGACATCACCGGCAAGAAGGACGTCGACATTGTCTTCGAGCATCCGGGCGAGGCGACCTTCCCGGTGTCCTGCCTCGTGGCCAAGCGCGGCGGCATGATCGTCTTCTGCGCCGGCACCTCCGGCTTCAACATCACCTTCGACGCCCGCTATGTCTGGATGCGGCAGAAGCGCGTGCAGGGCTCGCACTTCGCCCATCTGAAGCAGGCCGCCGCCGCCAACCAGTTCGTCGTGGACCGGCGCGTCGATCCCTGCATGAGCGAGCTCTTCCCCTGGGACAAGATCCCGGCGGCCCATGCGCTGATGCTCGCCAACAAGCACGCGCCCGGCAACATGGCGGTGCTGGTCAACTCGCCGAAGCCCGGCCTGCGCACGCTCGATGACGTCATCGAGGCGACGGGGGGCTGA